One window of the Rosa rugosa chromosome 3, drRosRugo1.1, whole genome shotgun sequence genome contains the following:
- the LOC133737865 gene encoding TMV resistance protein N-like, producing the protein MAASSSTAADVLPQQKYDLFLSFRGEARLKFISHLYAALKRKQILTYMDDKSLESGDEIGPALSTAIEQSKLSIIIFSKHYASSRWCLDELVHILKCKEAYGQLVVPVFYDIDPSDVRQQKRTYADAFAVLEERFKDKKGTRCASGEMLSQQQPIVDVIIWFDKYF; encoded by the coding sequence atggctgcttcttcttctacGGCTGCTGATGTTCTCCCTCAACAAAAGTATGATCTCTTTCTTAGTTTCAGAGGTGAGGCCCGTCTTAAATTTATCAGCCATCTCTATGCTGCTTTGAAGCGGAAACAAATCCTTACCTACATGGATGATAAGTCGCTTGAGAGTGGAGATGAAATTGGACCTGCCTTATCGACAGCAATCGAGCAATCCAAGCTTTCGATAATCATTTTCTCAAAACACTATGCTTCTTCTCGATGGTGCTTAGATGAACTTGTGCATATACTAAAATGTAAAGAAGCATATGGACAGCTTGTTGTACCCGTTTTCTATGACATTGATCCTTCAGATGTACGGCAGCAGAAACGGACTTATGCAGATGCATTTGCAGTTCTTGAAGAGAGATTCAAAGACAAAAAAGGGACAAGGTGTGCAAGTGGAGAAATGCTCTCACAACAGCAGCCAATtgttgatgtcataatttggttcgacaaatacttttga